From Algoriphagus sp. NG3, the proteins below share one genomic window:
- a CDS encoding AsmA-like C-terminal region-containing protein yields the protein MKKTLLIILGIIVFLFAAAIAVPFIFKDKIIARIDKEIAKTVNAKVIYDIDDISLSLFRRFPNVSARIRDMDIVGNTPFERDTLVSLQELAVDFNLRSVLFDDYPTLTGVHLNGGDLYIKVLEDGTANYDITYPSEDIEQEETIESNFKIGVDKMEISNLNVVYDDRQLNYFMALGGINAKGAGEFTADVYDLPIEIEALIAEVSYENVSYLSNKTFKGNTLLNIDLENMKFTLGDGDFQLNDFFFGLTGYLAMPGEDMKMDISIDSKDNEFKSILSLVPGIYTESFSKLNTSGSMDFHGKIKGIYNEEKIPAFDISLKIENGMFQYPDLPRPVQNVNLDLQVLNETDNINNTSVNIPAFNLDFGSNPISGKLYLSDLVSYTMDAALKGKLNLDEITSIFPVEGLELKGNLDVDATAKGRYDSAAGIIPALNAKLLLANGYVKSADYPAPIEKLNVNASVQNPSGSMTDFLVDLSRFGFELEGEAINGNMKIRDFDKLIWEGTVKGGVDLKKILAIFPMEGMEMEGRINADISTKGSYAAVEAKNYNQLETQGELEMKNFRYVADDLPQKVEISTAKASFNPSNIQLSQFDSKLGSSPLQATGSLTNYMEYILGENGTLKGQLSLTSNSFNVNEWMSESTSSDTASSELSVIELPKNIDFNMSVAASKVLYDNLDLKEVKGNMSLKEGVLSFSNASMKTMGGTIAMDGSYDPRDITAPLFNFKLNIAELSISEAFKSFNTIKAFAPIAQNLTGKFNSNLNFSGKLGADMMPLLSSLNGEGLLKVAETALKDSKILEGITSLTKLKDTNSLQLKNISIPISIDNGVMDVKPFDVKLWDYQAKVQGTAGFDGSINYLVNMQIPAGKFGSQANSLLASISGAAVDENTSIPLALNLSGTYNSPKIALAGGNSIESLLTNALKARVSGEAKGLQTKATEQFNAAQDSMKQVLKTKSAMAQDSTKKELEKQADVAKDKAVDEAKKMLKGFFPKSTPTAKPDSTSVKKDQ from the coding sequence ATGAAAAAGACACTTCTTATCATCCTTGGTATTATTGTATTCCTCTTTGCGGCAGCTATTGCTGTTCCTTTCATTTTTAAGGATAAAATCATCGCACGTATTGACAAGGAAATCGCCAAGACAGTCAACGCAAAGGTGATTTATGATATTGATGACATCAGCCTTAGCCTTTTTCGGAGGTTTCCCAACGTCTCTGCCAGGATCAGGGATATGGATATTGTAGGAAATACACCATTCGAAAGGGATACGCTTGTGTCCCTTCAGGAACTTGCTGTTGATTTCAACTTGAGATCAGTGCTTTTTGACGATTATCCTACATTGACCGGAGTGCATTTAAATGGAGGAGACCTCTACATCAAAGTCCTGGAAGACGGCACAGCCAACTATGACATCACTTATCCATCTGAAGATATAGAACAGGAAGAAACCATCGAAAGTAACTTTAAGATTGGTGTGGATAAAATGGAAATCAGCAATCTGAATGTCGTGTATGACGATAGGCAGCTCAATTATTTTATGGCTTTGGGAGGGATAAATGCTAAAGGTGCAGGCGAATTTACTGCAGATGTTTATGATCTTCCCATAGAAATCGAAGCCTTGATAGCAGAGGTATCCTATGAAAACGTTAGCTACCTTTCCAATAAAACATTTAAAGGTAATACACTCCTGAATATAGATTTGGAAAACATGAAGTTTACCCTCGGAGATGGTGATTTTCAACTGAATGACTTCTTTTTCGGACTTACAGGATACTTGGCTATGCCAGGTGAAGATATGAAAATGGATATTTCTATTGACAGCAAAGACAATGAATTCAAAAGCATACTGTCATTAGTCCCTGGCATATATACCGAGAGTTTTTCAAAACTGAATACTTCAGGGTCAATGGATTTCCATGGAAAAATAAAGGGCATATACAATGAGGAAAAGATCCCGGCCTTTGATATTTCTTTGAAAATCGAAAATGGGATGTTTCAATATCCCGACTTGCCCAGACCAGTCCAAAATGTAAACCTGGATCTACAAGTATTAAACGAAACGGATAACATCAATAACACTTCAGTCAATATCCCTGCTTTTAACCTAGATTTTGGCAGCAATCCGATTTCCGGGAAATTGTACCTCTCCGATTTGGTGAGCTACACCATGGATGCTGCGCTAAAAGGTAAACTAAATCTGGACGAGATTACCTCGATTTTCCCGGTTGAAGGTCTTGAACTGAAAGGAAACCTGGACGTAGATGCGACTGCAAAAGGACGATATGACTCCGCAGCTGGTATCATTCCTGCCCTCAATGCAAAACTTCTACTGGCCAATGGCTATGTGAAAAGTGCTGATTACCCTGCACCTATAGAAAAACTCAACGTGAACGCTTCAGTTCAAAATCCCAGTGGGAGCATGACGGATTTCTTGGTGGATCTTAGCCGGTTTGGATTCGAGCTGGAAGGTGAGGCAATCAACGGAAACATGAAAATCCGGGATTTCGACAAATTGATTTGGGAAGGCACGGTCAAAGGTGGCGTAGATTTAAAGAAAATCCTGGCAATATTCCCAATGGAGGGGATGGAGATGGAGGGAAGGATAAATGCGGATATCAGCACCAAGGGATCCTATGCCGCTGTAGAAGCAAAGAATTACAATCAACTGGAAACCCAGGGTGAGTTGGAAATGAAAAATTTCAGGTATGTAGCTGATGATTTACCGCAAAAGGTAGAAATCAGTACAGCGAAAGCATCTTTCAATCCCTCCAACATCCAACTTTCACAGTTTGATTCAAAACTCGGCTCAAGCCCACTTCAGGCGACCGGTTCTCTTACAAACTATATGGAGTATATCCTTGGAGAAAATGGTACACTCAAAGGTCAACTATCACTTACCAGCAACAGTTTCAATGTAAATGAATGGATGAGCGAAAGCACTTCCTCGGACACAGCCAGTTCCGAACTGTCAGTGATTGAGCTTCCCAAAAATATAGATTTCAATATGTCTGTAGCTGCAAGTAAGGTATTGTATGACAATCTTGACCTCAAAGAGGTGAAGGGAAATATGAGCTTAAAAGAAGGTGTACTGAGCTTTTCCAATGCCTCAATGAAGACCATGGGTGGAACTATCGCCATGGACGGTAGTTATGATCCAAGGGATATCACAGCTCCATTGTTCAATTTCAAATTAAATATTGCCGAACTCAGTATATCCGAAGCATTCAAAAGCTTCAATACTATCAAGGCTTTTGCCCCGATAGCCCAGAATCTGACCGGTAAATTCAATTCCAATCTTAATTTCTCCGGAAAATTAGGGGCGGATATGATGCCTTTGCTCTCTAGTCTGAATGGAGAAGGTTTACTGAAAGTAGCCGAAACTGCCTTGAAAGACAGTAAGATCCTTGAAGGAATTACCAGTCTAACTAAACTCAAAGACACAAATTCCCTGCAACTGAAGAATATTTCTATTCCTATCAGCATAGACAATGGTGTAATGGATGTGAAACCTTTTGATGTAAAACTCTGGGACTATCAGGCAAAAGTGCAAGGAACTGCGGGATTTGACGGATCTATAAATTACCTAGTAAACATGCAGATCCCTGCAGGTAAATTTGGTAGCCAAGCGAATTCCCTCTTGGCGTCTATTTCCGGAGCGGCAGTGGATGAAAATACCAGTATCCCACTTGCACTGAATCTCTCGGGAACATATAACTCTCCAAAAATAGCCCTTGCTGGAGGAAACAGCATAGAATCGCTACTGACAAATGCACTTAAGGCAAGAGTGTCCGGGGAGGCCAAAGGCCTTCAAACCAAAGCCACCGAACAGTTCAATGCTGCTCAGGATAGTATGAAACAAGTGTTAAAAACCAAATCTGCAATGGCGCAAGACAGCACTAAAAAGGAGCTGGAGAAACAAGCGGATGTGGCTAAGGACAAAGCAGTGGATGAGGCAAAAAAAATGTTGAAGGGATTTTTCCCTAAAAGCACTCCCACAGCTAAACCAGACAGTACTTCTGTGAAGAAAGATCAATGA
- the dgt gene encoding dGTP triphosphohydrolase: MKWERLLARGRFGDTPGFIPTQVVRSEFEVDYDRIIFSAPFRNLQDKTQVFPLPEQAFVHTRLTHSLEVSSVGRSLGKAAGEFLLKKYPQLATNGITAFEIGAIVAAAALTHDIGNPPFGHAGEEAISDFFKFHPSGKCWEPHVRTEQLADLCNFEGNAQGFRMLVSKQFGLKLTYATLAAFTKYPRPSMIAQRDIARRSQKKYGFFINQLTDFEQMGTVLGMEKSSPECWYRHPLAFLVEAADDICYSIIDLEDGCTLGLVSFDDTVNLLAPILKDKFDPEKLKKPRTESQNLGALRALAIGELIRECVEVFSQYEESMCKGNFDKALTDIIPSAKALKAIADLSVQKIYRSTVVLEKEATGFQVLEGLLEVFSKALYHQFYDPSKFSGQDKSILRLLPEDFPLKGWGAEVNPYPLLRSLVDFISGMTDKYALNLYRRVKGISFPGS; the protein is encoded by the coding sequence ATGAAATGGGAACGCCTTTTAGCCCGGGGCAGATTTGGAGACACACCGGGATTTATACCTACACAAGTGGTCAGAAGTGAATTTGAAGTCGATTACGATAGAATTATATTTTCGGCTCCTTTTAGAAACCTCCAGGATAAAACCCAGGTTTTTCCTCTTCCTGAACAAGCATTTGTCCATACCCGGCTTACTCACAGTCTGGAAGTATCGAGTGTGGGTCGCTCCTTAGGCAAGGCTGCAGGGGAATTTTTGTTGAAAAAATACCCACAACTCGCCACCAATGGAATTACCGCATTTGAAATAGGAGCTATAGTCGCCGCTGCTGCGCTGACACATGATATCGGCAATCCTCCATTTGGGCATGCTGGAGAGGAGGCGATTTCCGACTTTTTCAAGTTTCACCCTTCTGGAAAATGCTGGGAACCTCATGTACGTACTGAGCAGCTGGCAGATCTTTGCAATTTCGAAGGAAACGCACAAGGTTTCCGGATGTTGGTTTCTAAACAGTTTGGCCTGAAATTAACCTATGCCACACTAGCCGCTTTCACCAAATACCCACGTCCCAGTATGATCGCCCAGCGGGACATCGCCCGACGAAGTCAAAAGAAATACGGTTTTTTCATTAACCAGCTCACAGATTTCGAACAGATGGGAACGGTATTGGGAATGGAAAAGTCAAGTCCTGAATGCTGGTATAGGCATCCTTTGGCATTTCTGGTAGAAGCGGCAGATGATATATGCTACAGCATCATAGATTTGGAAGATGGCTGCACGCTAGGGTTAGTGAGCTTCGATGATACCGTAAATCTGTTGGCTCCAATCCTAAAAGACAAATTTGATCCCGAAAAGCTTAAAAAACCCCGTACAGAATCCCAAAATCTAGGCGCTCTGAGAGCATTGGCCATCGGCGAATTGATACGGGAATGTGTTGAGGTATTTTCCCAATACGAGGAAAGCATGTGCAAAGGAAACTTCGATAAAGCCCTTACTGATATTATTCCATCAGCAAAAGCGCTTAAAGCAATTGCGGATCTATCAGTACAAAAGATCTATAGATCCACGGTAGTTTTGGAGAAAGAAGCTACAGGTTTTCAGGTACTGGAAGGCTTATTGGAAGTTTTTTCAAAAGCACTATATCATCAGTTTTACGACCCTTCGAAGTTCTCTGGACAGGATAAAAGCATTCTGAGGCTTTTGCCTGAGGACTTTCCTCTGAAAGGATGGGGGGCAGAAGTCAATCCTTATCCACTCCTTCGATCCTTGGTTGATTTCATTTCTGGAATGACGGACAAGTATGCCCTGAATCTCTATAGGCGTGTCAAAGGGATATCTTTTCCGGGAAGCTGA
- a CDS encoding GAF domain-containing protein: MSETLYIPDSGTKAEKYEAVLPQIEALITGEPDLYANLANISAGLKEAFGFFWVGFYLVKENQLVLGPFQGPIACTRISMGKGVCGKAWQDGKTVLVPDVDAFPGHIACSSASKSEIVVPVFKGGLVAMVLDVDSDQIDDFDSVDQEYLEKLMGVLAKRL, encoded by the coding sequence ATGTCTGAAACATTATATATACCTGATTCAGGTACAAAAGCCGAAAAATACGAAGCTGTCCTACCTCAGATCGAGGCACTGATCACCGGAGAGCCTGACCTCTACGCAAATCTGGCCAATATATCCGCAGGATTAAAGGAGGCATTTGGCTTCTTTTGGGTCGGGTTTTATCTGGTTAAAGAGAATCAGTTGGTGCTAGGGCCATTTCAGGGGCCTATTGCTTGTACCAGAATTTCCATGGGAAAAGGAGTCTGCGGTAAGGCGTGGCAGGACGGGAAAACGGTTCTGGTACCGGATGTCGATGCTTTTCCAGGACATATTGCCTGTAGTTCGGCTTCTAAGTCAGAGATAGTAGTCCCAGTATTTAAAGGAGGGCTGGTAGCTATGGTGCTGGACGTGGATTCCGACCAAATAGATGATTTTGATTCTGTCGATCAGGAATATTTGGAGAAGCTGATGGGGGTGCTGGCTAAGCGATTGTAG
- the ribD gene encoding bifunctional diaminohydroxyphosphoribosylaminopyrimidine deaminase/5-amino-6-(5-phosphoribosylamino)uracil reductase RibD — translation MATDSLYMRRALELAELGRGKVSPNPMVGCVIVHQDKIIGEGYHQEYGKAHAEVNAVEAVKNQELLAESTVYVTLEPCAHFGKTPPCANLLVEKKVKKVVIAAFDTNPLVGGKGIQILRDAGIEVEIGLLEAEARIQNKRFFTQIEKKRPYVILKWAQTLDGFVAREDHSSKWITNASSRQLVHKWRAEEDAIMVGKNTAKYDDPALNVRDWVGSNPLRIVVDSNLELPNSLKLFDEAVPTICYNTLKSEVKGTLKYVKLKSGFQISDILNHLQQRKTQSVIVEGGSYLLNRFLKSELWDEARVFTSRNKFVQGIQAPVVPVPVSETIEILDDTLRIYHHV, via the coding sequence ATGGCTACTGATTCACTTTATATGCGGAGAGCACTCGAACTGGCGGAGCTTGGCCGGGGAAAAGTAAGCCCTAATCCTATGGTGGGATGCGTGATAGTGCATCAGGATAAAATCATCGGGGAAGGATATCATCAGGAATATGGTAAAGCCCATGCTGAAGTAAATGCGGTTGAGGCTGTGAAGAACCAAGAGCTACTTGCCGAGTCTACTGTTTATGTTACGCTCGAACCCTGTGCCCATTTTGGTAAAACACCTCCCTGCGCCAATTTATTGGTGGAGAAGAAAGTGAAAAAAGTAGTAATTGCAGCATTTGATACTAATCCATTGGTAGGTGGAAAAGGAATCCAAATTCTAAGAGATGCTGGAATAGAAGTTGAAATTGGGCTTCTGGAAGCGGAAGCGAGGATTCAGAATAAGAGGTTTTTTACACAAATAGAAAAAAAGCGGCCTTATGTAATCCTGAAATGGGCCCAGACACTTGATGGTTTTGTGGCTAGAGAGGATCATTCTTCTAAATGGATCACTAATGCATCCAGCAGGCAGCTGGTACATAAGTGGCGCGCTGAAGAAGATGCGATTATGGTGGGTAAAAACACAGCCAAATATGATGATCCGGCACTGAATGTGAGAGATTGGGTTGGGAGCAATCCTCTTAGGATAGTAGTGGATAGTAATCTCGAGCTCCCAAATTCCTTAAAATTATTTGATGAGGCCGTTCCTACGATTTGCTATAATACCCTTAAATCAGAAGTGAAGGGAACACTGAAATATGTAAAATTGAAGTCTGGATTTCAGATTTCTGATATTTTGAACCACCTGCAGCAGCGAAAAACACAAAGTGTGATTGTAGAAGGGGGCAGTTATTTATTGAATAGGTTTTTGAAATCCGAACTTTGGGACGAGGCGAGGGTGTTCACCAGTAGAAACAAATTCGTTCAAGGGATACAGGCACCTGTTGTACCTGTTCCAGTATCTGAGACTATCGAGATCTTGGATGACACGCTAAGAATATATCATCATGTCTGA
- a CDS encoding DUF4382 domain-containing protein, with protein sequence MKNLISYLFISLLAIAGISCTSDDDNPAAGSARVNFYLVDAPASYDEVWVEVLAVRVKMDDDVSDEDESGWLEINYDKSQAINLLELTGGNSELLGTEDLPAGEIDQLRLILGEDNYVIQNGERFELKTPSAQQSGLKIKINENIEGGMSYDLVIDFDVARSIVTAGNSGNIILKPVLRAYMEKAAAGISGQVLPLEARPVQVTASKGDDVYNTYVDESGNYVINGMDDGTYSVTFSPNDQYLPIVIEEVQVINGEIVTLDPVTLSSK encoded by the coding sequence ATGAAAAATTTAATTTCTTATCTCTTTATTTCTCTTTTGGCCATCGCTGGTATATCCTGCACCTCTGATGATGACAATCCGGCTGCTGGATCAGCACGGGTTAATTTCTATTTGGTAGATGCGCCCGCAAGCTATGATGAAGTTTGGGTAGAAGTATTGGCTGTAAGAGTAAAGATGGATGACGATGTATCCGATGAGGATGAATCGGGATGGCTGGAAATCAACTATGATAAAAGTCAAGCTATAAACCTATTGGAACTCACCGGAGGTAACAGTGAATTGTTGGGTACAGAAGATTTGCCCGCAGGCGAAATCGATCAACTGAGATTGATTCTTGGAGAGGACAATTACGTTATCCAAAACGGTGAGCGGTTTGAGCTAAAAACCCCAAGTGCTCAGCAGAGTGGGCTGAAAATAAAAATCAATGAGAATATAGAAGGAGGTATGTCCTATGATCTTGTGATTGATTTTGACGTAGCCAGATCTATTGTAACTGCCGGTAACTCTGGGAACATTATCTTAAAACCTGTATTAAGAGCCTACATGGAAAAAGCTGCGGCTGGAATTAGCGGCCAAGTATTGCCTTTGGAAGCACGCCCTGTACAGGTAACGGCTAGCAAAGGGGATGATGTTTATAATACCTATGTTGATGAAAGCGGCAATTATGTAATCAATGGAATGGATGATGGTACTTATTCAGTTACCTTTTCCCCAAATGATCAGTATTTGCCTATAGTCATAGAAGAAGTTCAAGTAATCAATGGAGAAATTGTCACACTAGATCCTGTGACTCTTTCCAGTAAATAG
- a CDS encoding DUF4382 domain-containing protein, whose product MKKLCFYLLTCLFIVLFSACEDPDSSPKALLNVILVDSPAQWDSVFVEIEGVDIDVLVQGRETQAQTFYLEYKSGNKRIKVSELVGGTQLLLGRNELPIGQITNATIILGDNHSMFIGEKRYDLELSDPDDNRVSLPTSITLEQGISYDIILDIDLERSIVQTSETPLVYGLDPNFKLVEGKGLVELEGNLKPTSLYPALYMWSATDTFSTHSNTSGKYLFKVPMDKYTLYFDPKNERYQDTTFILDLTADRDSVLKDITFKVKP is encoded by the coding sequence GTGAAAAAACTGTGCTTTTATCTCCTTACATGCCTATTTATAGTCCTCTTTTCAGCTTGTGAAGATCCGGATTCCAGCCCCAAGGCACTCTTAAACGTGATTTTGGTCGATAGTCCTGCGCAATGGGATTCTGTTTTTGTAGAAATAGAGGGAGTGGACATTGATGTTCTGGTACAAGGAAGAGAGACCCAGGCGCAGACGTTCTATCTGGAATATAAATCCGGAAATAAAAGGATAAAAGTAAGTGAACTCGTCGGCGGAACTCAGCTGCTTTTAGGTAGAAATGAGCTTCCCATAGGGCAAATAACCAACGCAACAATAATACTAGGGGACAATCATTCCATGTTTATTGGTGAGAAAAGGTATGACTTGGAGCTTTCGGATCCAGATGATAACCGGGTTAGCCTGCCCACATCCATAACTTTGGAACAGGGTATATCCTATGATATTATATTGGACATAGATCTGGAGAGATCAATCGTCCAAACATCAGAAACTCCTCTAGTTTACGGACTGGATCCTAACTTTAAACTGGTGGAAGGGAAAGGGTTGGTTGAATTAGAAGGCAATTTAAAGCCTACTTCTTTGTACCCCGCCCTTTATATGTGGAGTGCAACTGATACGTTTTCTACCCATAGCAATACTTCGGGCAAGTATCTTTTCAAGGTTCCTATGGATAAGTATACGCTATATTTCGATCCGAAAAATGAGCGATATCAAGACACTACTTTTATCTTGGATCTTACAGCAGACCGTGATAGCGTCTTAAAGGATATTACTTTTAAAGTGAAACCTTGA
- a CDS encoding GIY-YIG nuclease family protein, producing the protein MKAYMYILICGNGSYYTGSTKNLELRLQEHQLGEGSNFTRKHLPVKLAYFEEFERIDEAFEREKQIQKWSHAKKEALINRDFQKLKQLSRGGSTSAPTEKWISL; encoded by the coding sequence ATGAAAGCGTATATGTACATATTGATTTGTGGTAATGGATCTTATTATACAGGCAGCACCAAAAATCTGGAATTAAGATTGCAAGAACACCAACTTGGTGAGGGTTCTAATTTTACACGCAAGCATCTTCCTGTTAAGCTGGCATACTTTGAAGAGTTCGAGAGAATTGATGAAGCATTTGAAAGGGAAAAACAAATTCAAAAATGGTCTCATGCAAAAAAAGAAGCGTTGATAAACAGAGACTTTCAAAAACTGAAACAGCTTAGCAGAGGTGGTTCGACAAGTGCACCAACCGAAAAGTGGATTTCATTGTAA
- a CDS encoding alpha/beta hydrolase produces MSSIHFFSKGSGQPLVLIHGFCEVSEMWEDISASLSDEFRVFCPDLPGCGQSPLSLSHNRLEEVAVQLEEWMEEQNIQKPIVIGHSLGGYVTLALLELMGSKLKGVGLFHSTAFADDEEKKGMRDRTIIFLKKHGVDVFVTSFVPPLIPEQKREEFQEEIAQAIEQAKQSTLEGLLAYTKAMRDRKDRFEILRDYMGPKLMIAGTEDGAVKIDASRAHRPVITDYYELEGVGHLGMIERKNECIEILREFCRKVADS; encoded by the coding sequence ATGTCTTCTATCCATTTTTTTTCTAAAGGTTCAGGACAGCCTCTGGTTCTTATCCATGGGTTTTGCGAGGTCAGCGAAATGTGGGAGGATATTTCAGCATCTCTCTCCGATGAATTTAGGGTGTTTTGCCCAGACCTTCCTGGCTGCGGTCAATCTCCTTTATCACTTTCCCACAATCGCTTAGAAGAAGTTGCCGTTCAACTGGAAGAATGGATGGAGGAGCAAAACATCCAAAAACCCATAGTAATAGGGCACTCTCTAGGTGGCTATGTGACCTTAGCTTTGCTGGAATTGATGGGATCGAAGTTGAAAGGAGTTGGGCTTTTTCACTCCACAGCATTTGCAGATGATGAGGAAAAGAAGGGAATGAGAGACCGCACAATCATTTTTTTGAAAAAACATGGTGTAGATGTTTTTGTAACCTCTTTTGTGCCCCCACTTATACCGGAGCAAAAGCGGGAGGAATTTCAGGAAGAAATCGCACAGGCAATAGAACAGGCCAAACAGTCCACGCTGGAAGGCTTACTGGCTTACACCAAAGCCATGAGAGATCGCAAAGACCGCTTTGAGATACTAAGGGATTATATGGGGCCAAAGTTGATGATTGCAGGCACAGAAGATGGAGCAGTAAAAATCGATGCAAGCAGAGCCCATAGACCTGTAATTACTGACTATTATGAATTAGAGGGTGTAGGCCATCTGGGAATGATCGAGCGGAAAAATGAGTGCATTGAGATATTGAGGGAGTTCTGTAGGAAAGTCGCTGATTCTTAA
- a CDS encoding acyl-CoA dehydrogenase family protein, producing the protein MATKSTQGGEFLIKETNAQDIFIPAEFTEEQRMMAQACQDFIDTEITPYAQEIDSMKDPDLVPKIFKKAGDLGLLGITVPEEYGGMGMSFNTSMLIADIIGSAGSFSTTYGAHTGIGTLPILYYGTEEQKKKYLPKLATGEWAACYCLTEPDAGSDANSGKTKATLSDDGKTYLINGQKMWISNAGFADVFIVFAKIENDKNLTAFIVEKSFGGITMNEEEKKMGIKGSSTRQVFFNDCPVPVENMLSDRQNGFKIAVNILNIGRVKLGAGVLGGARTVTTNAVKYSTERKQFGVSINSFGAIKSKLAEMATKSYVSEALCYRAGQDIENKINALEADGMDPSEAKLKGVEAFAIECAIAKVQCSEVLDYVVDQGVQIYGGMGYSADAPMERAYRDARISRIYEGTNEINRMLMVGMLLKRAMKGEINIFDPAMAVSKELTSVPSFESVDTSELFAAEKEVLKKLKKVFLMVGGKAAMALQDKIEDEQEIMMNLADVMIEIYASESAILRTEKLVSMKGEDACKHQIAMTQIYLSEAVDKTNTAAKEAIGSFTKGDEQKVMLMGLKRFTKSELYNTKELRRQIADYMIDQGKYPF; encoded by the coding sequence ATGGCTACTAAATCAACCCAAGGAGGAGAATTCCTCATCAAAGAAACCAATGCCCAGGACATATTTATTCCTGCAGAATTTACTGAAGAACAAAGAATGATGGCACAGGCCTGTCAGGATTTTATCGATACTGAGATCACACCTTATGCTCAGGAAATCGATAGCATGAAAGATCCGGATCTGGTACCTAAGATTTTCAAAAAAGCAGGGGATCTGGGACTACTGGGAATTACTGTGCCAGAAGAATACGGAGGAATGGGCATGAGCTTCAATACCTCTATGCTTATAGCGGATATCATCGGATCGGCGGGTTCTTTTTCTACTACCTATGGTGCACATACTGGGATTGGTACCTTGCCGATTCTGTATTACGGCACAGAGGAACAGAAGAAAAAATATCTTCCTAAGCTTGCCACAGGAGAGTGGGCTGCATGTTATTGCCTTACGGAGCCCGATGCTGGTTCGGATGCGAATAGTGGTAAAACCAAAGCTACTCTTTCCGATGACGGTAAAACCTATCTGATCAATGGACAGAAAATGTGGATCTCCAATGCAGGCTTTGCAGATGTGTTTATTGTTTTTGCCAAAATCGAGAATGATAAAAATCTTACCGCATTCATCGTGGAAAAGTCTTTTGGTGGCATCACCATGAACGAGGAAGAGAAGAAGATGGGCATCAAAGGATCATCTACCCGTCAGGTGTTTTTCAATGATTGTCCCGTTCCTGTAGAGAATATGCTTTCTGACCGGCAGAATGGATTCAAAATCGCCGTAAATATTCTGAACATCGGAAGAGTGAAACTGGGAGCTGGTGTGCTAGGAGGGGCAAGGACCGTGACTACAAATGCCGTCAAATACTCCACAGAGAGGAAACAGTTTGGCGTCAGCATCAATTCTTTTGGTGCGATCAAATCCAAGCTGGCCGAAATGGCAACGAAGTCCTATGTGTCTGAAGCCCTTTGCTATCGAGCAGGCCAGGATATAGAAAATAAGATTAATGCACTGGAAGCCGACGGCATGGATCCATCAGAGGCAAAGCTGAAGGGGGTGGAAGCTTTTGCCATAGAGTGTGCTATCGCAAAGGTACAGTGCTCAGAAGTATTGGATTATGTGGTCGATCAGGGTGTGCAGATCTACGGGGGTATGGGTTACTCCGCTGATGCGCCTATGGAGCGTGCGTATCGTGATGCGAGGATTTCCAGAATCTATGAAGGTACAAATGAGATCAACCGTATGCTGATGGTAGGAATGCTGCTCAAGAGAGCGATGAAAGGAGAAATCAATATTTTTGACCCCGCTATGGCAGTTTCTAAAGAATTGACATCTGTCCCTTCTTTTGAATCTGTAGATACCTCTGAGCTTTTCGCTGCGGAGAAAGAAGTGCTGAAAAAGCTGAAGAAAGTATTTCTCATGGTAGGCGGAAAAGCCGCCATGGCTCTTCAGGATAAAATCGAAGACGAGCAGGAAATCATGATGAATCTGGCCGATGTGATGATAGAAATTTACGCCAGTGAGTCAGCCATACTCCGTACGGAGAAATTAGTATCCATGAAAGGGGAAGATGCCTGTAAGCACCAGATTGCCATGACACAGATCTACCTCTCAGAAGCAGTGGACAAAACCAATACCGCTGCCAAAGAAGCTATTGGTAGCTTTACCAAAGGCGATGAACAGAAAGTAATGCTAATGGGATTAAAACGATTTACCAAATCCGAGCTTTACAATACCAAAGAGCTACGAAGACAGATCGCCGATTACATGATTGATCAGGGGAAATATCCTTTTTAA